From Rhododendron vialii isolate Sample 1 chromosome 7a, ASM3025357v1:
aaaaaaaaattcgcacaGTTACAAATAAGGTTGGACTAATTTAACTCTCTTTTATTTTGTGTCTTTATTTTCATTGTTGCTGAAGTTGTTTGAATAGTtgctcaaaaaaatttaatttttttattagtctataaaaagattaaaaagagatagaaaaaggaaaaaaaaggaaaaaaaaaatctatacacTAGACTTGGGGGGAAAATTAAGGAACAAgcaatatatatgtgtgtgtgtgtgtgtgtgtttcggctttttttttcttcttcagatTGGGATATTAAATTAGCTAGCAACTAAAAATTCATCTCAAATTTCAATATATTTCTTAGAACTTAAGCATGAACAGAGATTAACCAAGGCAGATTGCATACATTCAAACTTTCAATAGGCTCAATTGTTACAGAATAAAAGAAACAACCCAACAATTTCAAATACTCCCAAAAACATGCATTCTACATTACGAAGAAGAAAGATATACGAAAGTCGTATTTCTTATTAGGATCAAATCTAATAATATCAACTgaccaataacaaaaaaaaaatttacttgtaAATAGCTAcaaatgcatcatcaataataaataaaagagtATATATAATAGATAAATTGAAGCCATAGTAACATTCTATACATTGAAACTACACCATGCTGAAGGTACCAGCATCCAAACAAAGACATGTTTCGAATGAACATTAACCTTCTCAAATTCTCATACCAAAAAGTGTCCTCGATAACACACCTAATGCGCACGCTTAAAAACTGCAATGTCATTGCCATAAGCAGCAAACGTGTAGTCCCGATAGGAAGCAAGAGCGCGTATCTTCTTTTCTTAGGCATTAGAGGACCTTAGCCAAAATTTTCGGTGGATCGAGCTCAGTTAGAAAAAAGGATAGCTAAAGAAACAAAAGCGTTACTAAAAATCAAATATAATCCCAAATAATTCTATCCGTCAAAGCAACAGGCACGCAAAGAtatgaacacacacacactatcaACCAAACTCCGATTACTGGTATCAGGTAATCTATTATACTCTGGCACATGTGAATATATTGTATTCTGTTATGTTTGGTTACATCTTCATCGTCACCAAAAAATTCTTTGCAACAAAAACACTGAACCATGTGGTAGATGCGTGCAAAGCAGCATAAGGTAGATTGATTaacgtgaaaaaaaaagaaaaaaaaaatcaatgaaacAAGAATACCACAAGAATAAACTTTTTACAGCGACCTTAATTAGAAATCATGGTTTCCATGGTCTTGAATCTTGATCATATCAAAAGCAGTTCTTACAAATTCAACAAGTTAGCCTTAACACGAGTAATCCGTTGAAATAATAAATTCATAAATTCATGTTCTGAAGGTCTTCGATCATATATAGTTCATATCATTAATCTTACAATTACAAAACTTAGCCTGCAGAGTTTAACAAAGTGAATACTGCTCAAAAGCACAGCAGAAGAACACATGCATACAGGAATACATAAACACATACATGAGGACAACATATATAAATCTGAAAATTAACCAAAATGCTAAAAGATGTTAACAGCTGCGAAAGTACGAAATTAATGAAGTCTTACCAACGAGCACCAAATTCAGCTTAGCACACtgcaaaagacaaaacaaaacaaaaaaatatccatatcGAAGAGCAAACAAGTATAATCTATCCCAACTGAGCTAGAATAACGAGTTTTCAACGACCTGCAcgataaaaaataacaaaaaaaaaccagggTATATCTAGATTACggagaggaaaaagaaagtgaaattaCGTTGTAAATCTGCCATGCTTTGCCGACGCTGACGGTGACGAAGGTCTCGGTGCCTAATCTTTGCACAGAGAAAGGAACGCTGCTCGTAATGTATCCGATTGCTCTAGACGGCTCAAATATTCCCATTCTCTTTTtctcaggagagagagagagagagagagagagagagagagagagagagaga
This genomic window contains:
- the LOC131332664 gene encoding uncharacterized protein LOC131332664, encoding MGIFEPSRAIGYITSSVPFSVQRLGTETFVTVSVGKAWQIYNCAKLNLVLVGPLMPKKRRYALLLPIGTTRLLLMAMTLQFLSVRIRCVIEDTFWYENLRSYLQNACFWEYLKLLGCFFYSVTIEPIESLNYLGEKFFSANGYYVVLARHIRVIQCDFGRFKFGERKM